A single genomic interval of Polaribacter vadi harbors:
- the fdhD gene encoding formate dehydrogenase accessory sulfurtransferase FdhD has translation MQAANYQSLKISPNSAVKIDDFLVVEAPLQININNEPYTVVMRTPNNDFELITGLLFAEDIYKKDAPLVFQIIKEISKIPAIINVDIQNDALGKGYLNKRTLLSVSSCGICGKRELGDLNVVGKSLEKKIQISADSLHKMHLVMKNFQETFKKTGGSHAAAIFNKDQELLTIKEDLGRHNAVDKSVGDLLITQNLKNAHFLLVSGRVSYEIVTKSFIAKIPVIVAISACSSLAVDFAKEFGICLIGFTRNNKMTVYANPNSINNF, from the coding sequence ATGCAAGCAGCTAATTATCAAAGTTTAAAAATATCACCAAATAGCGCTGTAAAAATTGATGATTTTTTAGTTGTAGAAGCGCCACTTCAAATAAATATTAACAACGAACCTTACACTGTTGTTATGAGAACTCCAAACAACGATTTTGAGCTAATAACAGGTTTACTTTTTGCTGAAGATATTTATAAAAAAGACGCTCCATTAGTATTCCAAATTATAAAAGAAATTTCAAAAATACCAGCTATCATAAATGTTGATATTCAAAATGATGCATTAGGAAAAGGCTATTTAAATAAACGAACTTTACTCTCTGTTTCCTCTTGTGGCATTTGTGGCAAAAGAGAATTAGGAGACTTAAATGTAGTTGGAAAAAGTTTAGAGAAAAAGATTCAAATTTCTGCGGATAGTTTGCATAAAATGCATCTTGTTATGAAAAATTTTCAAGAAACTTTCAAAAAAACAGGAGGCAGTCATGCAGCTGCTATTTTTAATAAAGATCAAGAGTTATTAACAATAAAAGAAGATTTAGGAAGACACAATGCTGTTGATAAATCAGTTGGAGATTTGTTGATTACTCAAAATTTAAAAAACGCACATTTTTTATTGGTAAGTGGTAGGGTTTCTTACGAAATTGTAACCAAATCTTTTATTGCTAAAATTCCTGTAATTGTTGCTATTTCAGCATGCTCCTCTTTGGCTGTTGATTTTGCAAAAGAGTTCGGAATTTGCTTAATTGGTTTTACAAGAAATAATAAAATGACGGTTTACGCCAACCCTAACAGTATAAATAATTTTTAA
- a CDS encoding class I SAM-dependent methyltransferase — protein sequence MNFDILNEDVQQFITDNLQSEITKLILKGSPFATISIQELANQILAKQKSTKKLPTWFSSDTIYYPAKISIEQTSSETTANYKSKIIAGDSIIDITGGFGVDCYYFSKQFKKVIHCEINEELSTIVKHNYKQLHIKNIDTFCGNGLDYLKENNTTFDCIYIDPSRRDDVKGKVFMLKDCQPYIPPKIDFLFTKAHQILIKVSPILDLKNTIRELQNVKEIHIVALHNEVKEVLFLLEKNYTNTIQIKTINILKTKNQCFEFDFNEEVNSTYSEPLSYLYEPNVAILKSGGFHQISEKLNIYKLQQHSHLYTSKTLINFPGRVFKIEHVISYDKKKLKKLLPDHKANITTRNFPKTVAQIRKETKIKDGGNTYIFFTTDVNNISKLVICKKVAKNVSN from the coding sequence TTGAATTTTGATATTTTAAATGAGGATGTTCAGCAATTTATTACTGATAATTTACAATCAGAAATCACAAAACTGATTTTAAAAGGAAGTCCTTTTGCTACTATTTCCATTCAAGAATTAGCCAATCAAATACTTGCAAAACAAAAATCAACAAAAAAACTACCAACTTGGTTTTCTTCTGATACCATTTATTATCCTGCAAAAATTAGTATTGAGCAAACCTCATCAGAAACAACAGCAAACTATAAATCAAAAATTATTGCTGGTGATTCAATTATTGATATTACAGGAGGATTTGGCGTAGACTGTTATTATTTTTCAAAGCAATTCAAAAAAGTAATTCATTGTGAAATTAACGAAGAATTATCAACCATTGTGAAACACAATTACAAACAATTACATATCAAAAATATTGATACTTTTTGTGGTAATGGTTTGGATTACTTAAAAGAAAATAACACAACTTTCGATTGCATTTACATAGATCCTTCCAGAAGAGATGATGTAAAAGGAAAAGTTTTTATGTTGAAAGATTGTCAGCCATATATTCCACCTAAAATTGATTTTTTATTTACAAAAGCCCATCAAATTTTAATAAAAGTTTCGCCTATTTTAGATCTCAAAAACACCATTAGAGAGTTACAAAATGTAAAAGAAATTCATATTGTTGCACTTCATAACGAAGTTAAGGAAGTCCTTTTTTTACTAGAAAAAAATTACACAAATACAATACAGATTAAAACAATTAATATTCTAAAAACTAAAAACCAGTGTTTTGAATTTGATTTTAATGAAGAAGTAAACTCCACATATTCAGAACCTCTCTCCTATTTATATGAACCCAATGTTGCTATTTTAAAGTCTGGTGGTTTTCATCAAATATCAGAAAAATTAAATATTTACAAATTACAGCAACACTCACACTTATACACATCAAAAACGCTCATTAATTTTCCAGGAAGAGTTTTTAAAATTGAACACGTAATTTCTTATGATAAGAAAAAACTAAAAAAACTGTTACCTGATCATAAAGCAAATATTACTACCCGAAATTTTCCCAAAACTGTGGCACAAATCAGAAAAGAAACCAAAATAAAAGATGGTGGAAATACGTATATTTTCTTTACAACCGATGTAAACAATATATCTAAATTGGTTATCTGTAAGAAAGTAGCCAAAAATGTATCAAATTAA
- a CDS encoding AI-2E family transporter: MTSRTISKGILRAMAIILGIVLLLFFLYKIQSVIVYIVIASIVSLIARPFIKFLRIRLKFPNTIAVVTTMILMLGVLAGIFVLFIPLIIEQGRNLSLLQIDQLETDIQNLFSQITNYFSSKGIDVLGELKNIDLTSQFKAIPNLLNYLLETLGSLSIGLFSVLFITFFFMKDNRLLKNGIMTLIPDKTESRFSKSLETINDLLSRYFIGLIFQIIILFVLYTIILLTFGITNAVVIAFLCALLNLIPYIGPVIGFVIMLILSMTSNLQQDFQTEILPTTIYVMIGYFIAQIIDNFASQPIIFSKTTKSHPLEIFLIIIIGGLLFGILGMITAVPTYTALKVILKEFLADNKIVKSLTKNL, encoded by the coding sequence ATGACATCAAGAACAATTTCGAAGGGAATTTTAAGAGCAATGGCTATTATTTTAGGCATTGTTTTACTTTTGTTTTTTTTATATAAAATTCAATCTGTAATTGTTTACATCGTAATTGCTAGTATTGTTTCTTTAATTGCAAGACCATTTATTAAGTTTTTAAGAATACGATTAAAATTCCCAAATACCATTGCTGTTGTAACCACAATGATTTTAATGTTAGGGGTTTTAGCAGGTATATTTGTACTTTTTATTCCGTTGATAATCGAACAAGGTAGAAATTTATCTCTCTTACAAATCGATCAATTAGAAACCGATATTCAAAATCTTTTTAGTCAAATTACAAACTACTTTTCATCAAAAGGAATTGATGTTTTAGGCGAACTAAAAAACATCGATTTAACATCTCAATTTAAAGCAATTCCTAATTTATTAAACTATCTTTTAGAAACACTTGGTTCTTTAAGTATTGGATTGTTTTCGGTATTATTTATTACGTTTTTCTTTATGAAAGACAATCGATTATTAAAAAATGGAATTATGACGTTAATTCCAGATAAAACAGAAAGTAGATTTTCTAAATCTCTAGAAACTATTAATGATTTACTATCAAGATATTTTATTGGGCTTATTTTTCAGATTATAATTTTATTTGTTTTATACACAATTATCTTGTTAACATTTGGCATTACAAACGCTGTTGTGATTGCATTTTTGTGTGCTTTGCTAAACTTAATACCTTATATAGGACCTGTTATTGGATTTGTAATTATGTTAATTTTATCGATGACAAGTAATCTTCAACAAGATTTTCAAACGGAAATATTACCAACAACTATTTATGTAATGATTGGGTATTTTATTGCTCAAATTATCGATAATTTTGCAAGTCAGCCAATAATTTTCTCAAAAACAACAAAATCGCATCCGTTAGAAATTTTCTTAATTATTATTATTGGAGGTTTGCTATTTGGTATTTTAGGAATGATAACTGCTGTACCAACTTATACAGCTTTAAAAGTTATTTTAAAAGAGTTTTTAGCCGACAATAAGATTGTAAAATCATTAACCAAAAACCTATAA
- a CDS encoding RluA family pseudouridine synthase — MNTIETHIAKKLETPIRFQKYGVGIFKTIPTKSGIKKAIKKELIFIDGILATTSKYISGGERIELFESEKSSTFERLKLDLQVLFEDDYLAIIYKPAGILVSGNKFVTIANGLTQNLKKSNQIDAVKPQPIHRLDYPTSGLLLIGKTSSSILQLGDLFKNKEIQKTYFATAIGKIQTQGEIIFSVDEKEAFTKFEVLQTEKSERFEFLNLVKLSPKTGRKHQLRKHLLAIGNPILGDKMYFLEDKILNGKGLYLHAGSLEFSHPFTKEKIKVSKELPKKFTKIFNDFKLINITHG; from the coding sequence TTGAATACTATAGAAACTCACATTGCCAAAAAATTAGAAACACCAATTCGTTTTCAAAAATACGGAGTTGGCATCTTTAAAACGATTCCAACAAAATCTGGTATTAAAAAAGCCATCAAAAAAGAGTTGATTTTTATTGATGGAATTTTAGCAACCACCTCAAAATATATTTCTGGAGGAGAAAGAATCGAGTTGTTTGAATCCGAAAAATCCTCAACTTTTGAAAGGTTAAAATTAGATTTACAAGTTTTATTTGAAGATGATTATTTAGCTATTATTTATAAACCAGCTGGCATTTTAGTCAGTGGCAATAAATTTGTAACTATTGCAAATGGTTTAACACAAAACTTAAAAAAAAGTAATCAAATAGATGCTGTAAAACCACAACCAATTCACAGATTAGATTACCCAACAAGTGGACTTCTATTAATTGGAAAAACAAGTTCATCAATTCTGCAATTAGGAGATTTATTTAAAAACAAAGAGATCCAAAAAACATATTTTGCAACTGCGATTGGCAAAATACAAACCCAAGGAGAAATCATTTTTTCTGTTGATGAAAAAGAAGCATTTACAAAATTTGAAGTTTTACAAACTGAAAAATCTGAACGCTTTGAATTTTTAAATTTGGTAAAATTATCACCTAAAACAGGCAGAAAACATCAATTAAGAAAACATTTATTAGCAATTGGAAATCCAATTTTGGGTGATAAAATGTATTTTTTAGAAGATAAAATTTTAAACGGAAAAGGTCTGTATTTGCATGCAGGTTCTTTAGAATTTTCACATCCGTTTACGAAAGAAAAAATAAAGGTTTCTAAAGAGTTGCCTAAAAAGTTTACAAAGATCTTTAATGATTTTAAATTGATAAATATTACTCATGGATAA
- a CDS encoding S41 family peptidase gives MKKIILLFTLIFSYSIFSQGTRLLRQPTLSNTDVVFVYGADLWKVPINGGNAVRLTSDEGEESNPQFSKDGKWIAFTAEYDGNTDIYIVAATGGEPKRLTYHSAADIVQGWTPDGTILFRSNRESKPTQTNKFYTISTEGGMPEPFEIPRAAYGEISEDNKYIAYTPITSWDAEWRNYRGGQAMPIWIVDLKTKELIKTPQKDGERHVNPVWFNGDVYYISERDYTANIWSYNINTKTETQITFHKKFDVKNIDANKNGIVYEQGSYLHFLNPETKETNQIVITVKGDLNYSRTRWMNVTGRNLTNPNVSPNGKRAIFEHRGEIFTIPKENGTWRNLTNSSGVADRSPIWSPKGDKVAWFSDKNGEYELVLADQNGDNQEFIKLPNPTFYFQPDWSSDGKHIAYTDTNFVIWIINIENKKITKVDADGFAHPNRTMNPKFSPDSDWIAYAKQNNNNFKSIYAYQISTQKIVQITDPIADAISPVWDASGKYIYTLASTDYGLQTGWLDMSSYDPSVTRALYTVVLNSTDKAPTLPKTDEESLEKEKTDDDKKDKKEDKKSDKKSSEENKTIIDEKGLFDRAVVLDLPARNYTGLLKGPKNKVFIAESIPNASGLTLHSYDVSKEKATIFATEVSSMNASNDRESILLSKNGNWSLESTKADKLGKETLNTNLKIKVDPKAEAHQIFKEGWRYMRDFLYVDNVHGAPWNDIYEWYSPWINDVKHRSDLNYVVDIMSGEVAIGHSYVSGGDLPNIDRVPVGLLGADFEKKDGFYRFAKIYKGERWNPTIKAPLGIPGINVNEGDYLIEINGVALTSAMNPYKLLEQTAGREIYIKVNDKPSTKDARTVLITPTYSERSLRSIDWVESNRRKVDELSKGKLAYVYVPNTSNPGFTSFNRYYFSQQDKKGVIIDERNNGGGSAADYMIDIMSREVVGYFNSKTESRKPWTTPMAGIWGPKVMIINERAGSGGDLLPYMFKEKNLGPLVGTKTWGGLVGTWDTPPFIDGGRMVAPRGGFFDVDGNWAVEGEGVAPDIEVHQTPKEVLAGQDPQLEKAVEEALRLLNLNEFKMKSEPKAPIRSKRPKGYKTSNN, from the coding sequence ATGAAAAAAATTATCCTTCTTTTTACTTTAATCTTTAGTTATTCTATTTTTTCACAAGGCACAAGATTGTTAAGACAACCAACCTTATCAAATACTGATGTTGTTTTTGTTTATGGAGCAGATTTATGGAAAGTTCCTATAAATGGTGGCAATGCTGTTCGTTTAACAAGTGATGAAGGTGAAGAATCTAATCCACAATTTTCTAAAGATGGAAAATGGATTGCTTTTACAGCAGAATATGATGGAAATACAGATATTTATATAGTTGCTGCAACTGGTGGAGAACCAAAAAGATTAACCTATCATTCTGCAGCAGATATTGTACAAGGTTGGACTCCAGATGGAACAATATTATTCAGATCTAACAGAGAATCTAAACCTACACAAACCAATAAATTTTATACGATTTCTACTGAAGGTGGCATGCCAGAACCTTTTGAAATTCCAAGAGCTGCTTATGGAGAAATTTCTGAAGACAATAAATATATTGCCTATACACCAATTACAAGTTGGGATGCTGAATGGAGAAATTATAGAGGTGGCCAAGCAATGCCTATTTGGATTGTAGATTTAAAAACAAAAGAATTGATAAAAACTCCACAAAAAGATGGAGAAAGACATGTAAACCCTGTTTGGTTTAATGGAGATGTATATTATATTTCAGAAAGAGATTACACAGCAAATATTTGGTCTTATAACATCAACACAAAAACAGAAACACAAATTACATTTCACAAGAAATTTGATGTTAAAAATATTGATGCCAATAAAAACGGAATTGTTTACGAACAAGGAAGTTATTTGCATTTTTTAAATCCAGAAACCAAAGAAACAAATCAAATTGTAATTACTGTTAAAGGGGATTTAAATTACTCTAGAACAAGATGGATGAATGTTACTGGAAGAAACTTAACAAATCCAAATGTTTCCCCAAATGGAAAAAGAGCAATCTTTGAACATCGAGGAGAAATTTTTACAATTCCTAAAGAAAATGGAACGTGGAGAAACTTAACAAATTCTTCTGGAGTAGCAGATCGTTCACCAATTTGGTCTCCAAAAGGCGATAAAGTTGCTTGGTTTTCTGATAAAAATGGAGAATATGAATTAGTATTGGCAGATCAAAATGGCGATAATCAAGAATTTATAAAACTACCAAATCCTACTTTTTACTTTCAGCCAGATTGGTCTTCAGATGGAAAACATATTGCCTATACAGATACTAATTTTGTAATTTGGATTATCAATATAGAAAATAAAAAAATCACTAAAGTTGATGCAGATGGTTTTGCACATCCAAACAGAACGATGAATCCAAAATTTTCTCCAGATAGCGATTGGATAGCCTATGCAAAACAAAATAATAATAATTTTAAATCTATTTATGCATACCAAATTAGTACACAGAAAATTGTTCAAATTACAGATCCAATTGCAGATGCAATTTCACCTGTTTGGGATGCATCAGGAAAGTATATTTATACATTAGCAAGTACAGATTATGGTTTGCAAACTGGTTGGTTAGACATGAGTTCTTACGATCCAAGTGTTACAAGAGCCTTATATACAGTTGTTTTAAATTCTACAGATAAAGCACCAACTTTACCAAAAACAGATGAAGAATCTTTAGAAAAAGAGAAAACAGATGATGATAAAAAAGACAAGAAAGAAGATAAAAAGTCTGACAAAAAATCATCCGAAGAAAATAAAACAATTATAGATGAAAAAGGATTATTTGACAGAGCTGTTGTTTTAGATTTACCTGCAAGAAATTATACTGGATTATTAAAAGGCCCAAAAAATAAAGTTTTTATTGCTGAATCTATTCCTAATGCTAGTGGATTAACATTACATTCTTATGATGTTTCTAAAGAAAAAGCTACCATTTTTGCTACAGAAGTTTCTTCAATGAATGCTTCAAATGATAGAGAATCAATATTACTTTCTAAAAACGGGAATTGGAGTTTAGAAAGCACTAAAGCTGATAAACTTGGTAAAGAAACCTTAAATACGAATCTTAAAATTAAAGTTGACCCAAAAGCGGAAGCACATCAAATTTTTAAAGAAGGCTGGAGATATATGCGTGATTTTTTATACGTAGATAATGTGCATGGTGCCCCTTGGAATGACATTTACGAATGGTATTCTCCTTGGATAAATGATGTAAAACATAGAAGCGATTTGAATTATGTAGTTGATATTATGAGTGGTGAAGTTGCTATTGGGCATTCGTATGTTTCTGGTGGAGATTTACCAAATATTGATAGAGTTCCTGTGGGTTTATTAGGAGCAGATTTCGAAAAGAAAGACGGATTTTATCGTTTTGCTAAAATTTATAAAGGCGAACGTTGGAATCCTACTATCAAAGCGCCTTTAGGAATTCCTGGAATTAATGTAAATGAAGGCGATTATTTAATTGAAATTAATGGAGTTGCCCTAACATCAGCAATGAATCCATATAAATTATTAGAGCAAACTGCTGGAAGAGAGATTTATATAAAAGTAAATGATAAACCATCCACAAAAGATGCAAGAACAGTTTTAATAACACCTACTTATAGCGAAAGAAGTTTGCGTTCTATAGATTGGGTAGAAAGTAATAGAAGAAAAGTTGATGAACTTTCTAAAGGAAAATTAGCTTATGTGTATGTTCCAAATACTAGCAATCCTGGTTTTACATCTTTCAATAGATATTATTTTTCTCAACAAGATAAAAAAGGAGTTATTATTGATGAAAGAAATAATGGAGGTGGTTCTGCTGCAGATTATATGATTGATATCATGTCTAGAGAAGTGGTTGGGTATTTTAATAGTAAAACCGAAAGCAGAAAACCTTGGACAACACCAATGGCTGGAATTTGGGGACCAAAAGTGATGATTATAAATGAAAGAGCTGGTTCAGGTGGAGATTTACTTCCATACATGTTTAAAGAGAAAAATTTGGGTCCTTTAGTGGGCACTAAAACTTGGGGAGGCTTAGTTGGAACTTGGGATACTCCTCCTTTTATTGATGGAGGAAGAATGGTTGCTCCAAGAGGTGGCTTTTTTGATGTTGATGGAAATTGGGCTGTAGAAGGTGAAGGAGTTGCACCAGATATTGAAGTGCACCAAACACCAAAAGAAGTGTTGGCAGGTCAAGATCCTCAATTAGAAAAAGCTGTTGAAGAAGCTCTTCGATTATTGAATTTGAATGAATTTAAAATGAAATCAGAGCCAAAAGCACCAATTCGTTCTAAAAGACCAAAAGGCTATAAAACTTCTAATAATTAG
- a CDS encoding VOC family protein has translation MIQPFHIAIPVQNLEPCRTFYRDILNCSEGRSTESWVDFNFFGHQLVLHQKEDFKPQRISNPVDGFDVPVPHFGVVLTWEDWHSLADRLKAANTKFEIEPCIRFKGKVGEQATMFFKDPENNALEFKAFQDIGQLFAK, from the coding sequence ATGATACAACCTTTTCACATTGCAATTCCTGTTCAGAATTTAGAACCTTGCAGAACATTTTACAGAGATATTTTAAACTGTTCTGAAGGTAGATCTACAGAAAGTTGGGTAGATTTTAATTTCTTTGGACATCAATTGGTACTTCATCAAAAAGAAGATTTTAAACCACAAAGAATCTCAAATCCTGTGGATGGTTTTGATGTTCCTGTACCTCATTTTGGTGTTGTTTTAACTTGGGAAGATTGGCATTCTTTAGCTGATAGATTAAAAGCAGCCAACACAAAATTTGAAATTGAACCTTGTATCCGTTTTAAAGGAAAAGTGGGTGAACAAGCAACGATGTTTTTTAAAGATCCAGAAAATAATGCTTTAGAATTTAAAGCTTTTCAAGATATTGGGCAGTTATTTGCTAAATAG
- a CDS encoding NAD(P)H-binding protein, with amino-acid sequence MNTISILGCGWLGKTLAISFINEGYTVKGSTTSEEKLELLEMNGIEPYIVDISDFEEYDSFLNSDILIIAITSKDVDGFENLIAQIQESSIQKVIFISSTSVYGKLNKVMTEEDAVLKLPLTEIENLFRENTFFETTIIRFAGLFGDERQPANWFKNGKKIPQPKGFVNMIHKEDCIEIIQEIIAQNCWNETFNACSNHHPTRREFYTLAKLNNDFEVPKFEENEVYEWKIISSKKIQEVLDYTFIHDDLLRI; translated from the coding sequence ATGAATACAATAAGCATTTTAGGCTGTGGTTGGCTAGGAAAAACCCTTGCAATTTCTTTTATAAATGAAGGGTATACTGTAAAAGGTTCTACAACATCCGAAGAAAAATTAGAGCTTTTAGAAATGAATGGTATTGAACCTTATATAGTTGATATTAGCGATTTCGAAGAATATGATAGTTTCTTAAATTCTGATATTTTAATTATAGCCATTACCTCTAAAGATGTAGATGGTTTTGAAAATTTGATTGCTCAAATACAAGAATCGTCAATCCAAAAAGTAATTTTTATAAGCTCTACTTCTGTGTATGGAAAATTAAATAAAGTAATGACAGAGGAAGATGCCGTTTTAAAATTACCTCTTACAGAAATTGAAAACTTGTTTAGAGAAAACACTTTTTTTGAGACTACAATTATTCGTTTTGCGGGTTTATTTGGTGATGAAAGACAACCTGCAAATTGGTTTAAAAATGGAAAGAAAATTCCACAGCCAAAAGGCTTTGTAAATATGATTCATAAAGAAGATTGTATTGAAATTATTCAAGAAATTATTGCTCAGAATTGCTGGAATGAAACTTTTAACGCCTGTTCAAATCATCACCCAACAAGAAGAGAATTTTATACACTGGCAAAATTAAATAATGATTTTGAAGTACCAAAATTTGAAGAAAATGAAGTGTATGAATGGAAAATTATCAGCTCTAAAAAAATACAAGAGGTTTTAGACTATACTTTTATTCATGATGATTTGTTACGTATATAA
- a CDS encoding DUF2911 domain-containing protein has translation MKKIILSLFVAAFAFSTNAQIKTPAPSPAQKIVQTVGLTDVTVEYSRPSMKGRKIFGGLEDYGKVWRTGANANTTLTFSTDFMVDGNTLKAGTYALYTIPGEKTWDVMLYTDATNWGAPAKWDEAKVAAKVTVDAIEIPMNIETFTISFDDLTNNSAVLGIMWENVYVPFEFKTPTEEMVSKQITALMAGPSAQDMYASAVYYLEAGKDIKQAQTWIDKAVAMTADAPKFWYLRQQSLIHAKAGNKKGAIAAAKESLKHAEIAKNDGYIKMNKESLKEWGAM, from the coding sequence ATGAAAAAAATAATACTATCACTATTTGTAGCGGCTTTTGCTTTTTCTACAAATGCACAAATTAAAACACCAGCACCAAGTCCTGCTCAAAAAATTGTACAAACTGTTGGTTTAACAGATGTAACTGTAGAGTATTCTAGACCTAGCATGAAAGGAAGAAAAATCTTTGGAGGTTTAGAAGATTATGGAAAAGTTTGGAGAACAGGTGCAAATGCAAACACAACACTTACTTTTTCTACAGATTTTATGGTAGATGGTAACACTTTAAAAGCAGGAACGTATGCATTATATACAATTCCTGGAGAAAAAACTTGGGATGTAATGTTATATACAGACGCAACAAATTGGGGAGCTCCAGCAAAATGGGATGAAGCTAAAGTTGCAGCAAAAGTTACTGTAGATGCCATAGAAATTCCTATGAATATTGAAACGTTTACAATTTCTTTTGACGATTTAACAAATAATTCTGCTGTTTTAGGAATTATGTGGGAAAATGTTTATGTGCCTTTTGAGTTTAAAACTCCAACAGAAGAAATGGTTTCTAAGCAAATTACGGCTTTAATGGCTGGGCCTTCTGCACAAGATATGTATGCATCTGCTGTATATTATTTAGAAGCTGGTAAAGATATTAAACAAGCACAAACTTGGATTGACAAAGCTGTTGCAATGACTGCTGATGCTCCAAAATTTTGGTATTTACGTCAGCAATCTTTAATCCATGCAAAAGCAGGAAATAAAAAAGGTGCAATTGCTGCTGCAAAAGAATCTTTAAAACATGCAGAAATAGCTAAAAATGATGGTTATATAAAAATGAACAAAGAATCTTTAAAAGAATGGGGAGCAATGTAA
- a CDS encoding 2-hydroxyacid dehydrogenase: MNLAVFSTKPYDKEYFEKFKNEYDIKISYYEANLKPNTAKLTKDFDAVCVFVNDVLNKKTVETIAKKGVRLIALRCAGFNNVDLNACKENNIKVVRVPAYSPEAVAEHAMALILTLNRKTHKAYNRVREGNFSLTNLIGFNLYKKVVGVVGTGKIGAAFCRIAKGFGCEVLAYDINKNEELEKNGVKYVSLEELFNKSDVISLHCPLNEKTKHIIDKSSIEKMKKGVLLVNTSRGALVNTKDVITGLKSKKIAFLGIDVYEQEENLFFKDLSESIIKDDLLLRLNSFPNVLITSHQAFFTKEAMTEITTTTLNNIQEFMNDEKLTNEVS, encoded by the coding sequence ATGAATCTAGCCGTTTTTAGTACCAAACCTTATGATAAAGAATATTTTGAAAAATTCAAAAATGAATATGATATAAAAATCTCTTATTATGAAGCAAATTTAAAACCAAATACAGCAAAATTAACCAAAGATTTTGATGCAGTTTGTGTATTTGTAAATGATGTACTCAACAAAAAAACTGTTGAAACTATTGCTAAAAAAGGCGTGAGATTAATTGCTTTGAGATGTGCTGGTTTTAATAATGTAGATTTAAATGCATGTAAAGAAAATAATATAAAAGTTGTGAGAGTGCCAGCTTATAGCCCAGAAGCTGTTGCAGAACATGCAATGGCACTTATTTTAACATTAAACAGGAAAACGCATAAAGCCTATAACAGAGTTAGAGAAGGTAATTTCTCGCTAACGAATTTAATCGGTTTTAATTTATATAAAAAAGTTGTTGGTGTTGTTGGAACAGGGAAAATAGGAGCTGCATTTTGTAGAATAGCCAAGGGTTTTGGTTGTGAGGTTTTGGCTTATGACATTAATAAAAATGAAGAACTGGAAAAAAATGGAGTGAAATATGTTTCTTTGGAGGAACTTTTTAATAAAAGTGATGTTATTTCGCTTCATTGTCCTTTAAACGAAAAGACAAAACATATTATTGATAAAAGTTCCATCGAAAAAATGAAAAAAGGTGTTTTGTTAGTAAACACAAGTAGAGGTGCATTAGTAAATACCAAAGATGTAATTACAGGTTTAAAATCAAAAAAAATTGCCTTTTTAGGAATTGATGTGTATGAGCAAGAAGAAAATTTGTTTTTTAAAGATTTGTCAGAAAGTATTATTAAAGACGATTTGCTACTAAGGTTAAACAGTTTTCCAAACGTGTTGATTACTTCTCATCAAGCTTTTTTTACCAAAGAAGCTATGACAGAAATAACCACCACAACTTTAAACAATATTCAAGAGTTTATGAATGATGAGAAATTGACGAATGAAGTGAGTTAA